In one window of Gossypium hirsutum isolate 1008001.06 chromosome A01, Gossypium_hirsutum_v2.1, whole genome shotgun sequence DNA:
- the LOC107939696 gene encoding uncharacterized protein → MAPYEALYGHKCRTLLCWTELGERCVLGPVLVSETEDKVRLIRDHLKAASDRQKSYTDLKRKDIEYSVGDMHYRSDPTHIVPVEEIEVRPDLTFEEEPVQILDHDVKVLHRKSIPLVKVLEAQERLRVENNIGVYSDCTENGIQ, encoded by the exons atggcaccttacgaggcattgtatGGACATAAGTGTCGCACTCTCTTATGCTGGACTGAGTTAGGTGAGAGATGTGTTCTGGGTCCGGTGTTGGTATCAGAGACTGAAGATAAAGTCCGTTTGATTCGAGATCACCTAAAGgcggcttctgatagacagaagtcctataCGGATTTGAAAAGGAAGGATatcgagtattctgtgggagACATG CACTATCGCTCTGATCCCACACACATTGTGCCtgtggaggagattgaggttagaccagatctaACATTCGAGGAAGAGCCGGTTCAGATCCTAGATCATGACGTTAAGGTTCTGCATAGGAAATCTATCcccttagtgaag GTTCTAGAAGCTCAAGAGCGCTTACGCGTCGAAAACAACATAGGTGTGTACTCTGATTGCACAGAAAATGGGATTCAGTGA